A part of uncultured Acidilobus sp. JCHS genomic DNA contains:
- a CDS encoding putative RNA-binding protein, translated as MELRVLDSKKRTIQVVPRSEEDLWTLAMYIREGDRVRTVVLRDVAGRDAKQKERRPIEVTLRVESVEFQPFSGSLRVFGVIEEGPERFGVRGRHQSAYITLNQPIVLIRDEGWSDKVLKKFMESGPRGRAVLVAVDYESAAVAIMTPTGFRTVLEQDLSLGPKDDPARERRLEEALAQLAEASVKEASQAGASVIVIASPGQIREVLAEKVRSLAPHLHIITDSVSGGGLEGIHEVVRRDSVLKALREMDSVAAQEVVEEFLRRVSSDPSLVAYTLDDVTFAAEAGAVERAVIIDEYLYASDDEQRERFRRLMEIIEQKGGRVIIITRDSPAASMVFNMGGVVAILRYRLQRTSG; from the coding sequence ATGGAGCTAAGGGTGCTGGACTCTAAGAAGAGGACAATACAGGTCGTGCCGAGGAGCGAGGAGGACCTCTGGACTTTAGCAATGTATATCAGGGAGGGCGATAGGGTCAGGACCGTCGTGCTCAGGGACGTGGCGGGGAGAGATGCCAAGCAGAAGGAGAGGAGGCCTATTGAGGTAACCCTTCGGGTCGAGTCCGTCGAGTTCCAGCCGTTCTCAGGCTCCCTGAGGGTCTTCGGTGTAATAGAGGAAGGCCCTGAGAGGTTCGGGGTCAGGGGCAGGCACCAGTCGGCTTACATAACGCTCAACCAGCCCATAGTCCTGATAAGGGATGAGGGCTGGAGCGATAAGGTCCTGAAGAAGTTTATGGAGAGCGGGCCAAGAGGGCGGGCCGTCCTGGTGGCTGTAGACTATGAAAGCGCTGCCGTGGCCATCATGACCCCAACTGGCTTCAGGACCGTGCTCGAGCAGGACCTCTCGCTGGGCCCTAAGGACGACCCCGCAAGGGAGAGGAGGCTTGAGGAGGCCTTGGCCCAGCTCGCCGAGGCCTCGGTTAAGGAGGCCTCGCAGGCTGGCGCCTCGGTAATAGTTATAGCCAGCCCGGGCCAGATCAGGGAGGTCCTGGCCGAGAAGGTCAGGTCCTTAGCTCCACACCTGCATATAATCACCGATAGCGTCTCAGGCGGCGGCCTCGAGGGGATACACGAGGTTGTGAGGAGGGACTCGGTACTGAAGGCCCTGAGGGAGATGGATTCCGTCGCGGCACAGGAGGTCGTCGAGGAGTTTCTGAGGAGGGTTTCGAGCGACCCGTCGTTGGTGGCCTACACCTTAGATGACGTGACTTTCGCTGCTGAGGCCGGCGCCGTGGAGAGGGCCGTAATCATTGACGAATACCTCTACGCCAGTGATGACGAGCAGAGGGAGAGGTTCAGGAGGCTGATGGAGATCATAGAGCAGAAGGGGGGCAGAGTGATAATAATAACCCGCGACTCGCCAGCGGCCTCAATGGTATTCAACATGGGAGGCGTCGTAGCCATCCTAAGGTATCGGCTCCAGAGGACAAGCGGTTAG
- a CDS encoding H(+)-transporting ATP synthase, vacuolar type, subunit D produces the protein MAIDVRSTLPTKINLIRLRREYATIRRIRRVMEEKREVLLHYIRSVAEEYNRYQKEVYGVLEELFTTFYRGEAAEGIDRTWAIAEAARESVRVRASTMVLFSVKTPVFQLVPESLASPAIPPGASPDLVEGFVMLREELPAILRLAQYEETVKRLIEELKDTQRLINALDYVILPSYEKALKFISMVLDERAREDFVRLKHLKRRLAAAEEEKVVAATGRAPQQ, from the coding sequence TTGGCCATAGACGTCAGGTCAACGCTGCCAACGAAGATAAACCTGATAAGGCTGAGAAGGGAGTACGCGACGATAAGAAGGATAAGGAGGGTTATGGAGGAGAAGAGGGAGGTACTCCTTCACTACATAAGGAGCGTGGCCGAGGAGTATAACCGTTATCAGAAGGAGGTCTACGGAGTGCTTGAGGAGCTGTTCACGACCTTTTACAGGGGGGAGGCCGCAGAGGGCATCGACAGGACGTGGGCCATAGCCGAGGCCGCCAGGGAGAGCGTGAGGGTCAGGGCGTCAACCATGGTGCTGTTCTCTGTCAAGACCCCAGTGTTCCAGCTGGTGCCCGAGTCCCTCGCCAGCCCTGCCATACCTCCAGGCGCCTCCCCCGATCTAGTTGAGGGCTTTGTAATGCTAAGGGAGGAGCTGCCGGCCATCCTCAGGCTCGCCCAGTACGAGGAGACCGTGAAGAGGCTGATAGAGGAGCTCAAGGACACCCAGAGGCTGATAAATGCGCTGGACTACGTCATACTGCCAAGCTATGAGAAGGCCCTCAAGTTCATATCTATGGTGCTTGATGAGAGGGCCAGGGAGGACTTCGTGAGGTTGAAGCACCTTAAAAGAAGGCTTGCTGCGGCCGAGGAAGAAAAGGTCGTGGCGGCTACGGGAAGAGCGCCCCAGCAATAA
- a CDS encoding putative nucleotide-utilizing enzyme related to molybdopterin-biosynthesis enzyme MoeA — protein MVFKLAIMGKPKAWILTIGNELLIGRIVNTNASWLARRLTFLGFSVERIIVTPDEPAEVAEEIRRALSRDDVKVIITTGGLGPTYDDRTLEAVARAINRPLRLNEQALQWVRQKYESGGMQMTKEREKMAYLPEGAEPIRNPVGTAPGSLVAAGEALIASLPGVPAEMQAMFEELMPRLKQLAPPLEVIDCGFIVVGVPESSLAPYVEEAERKNPGCYVKSHPKGHEIRGPVLEIRVLASARTRDEARELALRALEVVKGGARSLSGEITEEGCQE, from the coding sequence ATGGTGTTTAAGTTGGCCATAATGGGGAAGCCTAAGGCGTGGATCCTCACAATAGGTAATGAGTTACTGATAGGGAGGATCGTTAACACCAATGCCTCATGGCTTGCCAGAAGACTGACCTTCCTGGGCTTCAGCGTCGAGAGGATAATAGTTACCCCTGACGAGCCGGCCGAGGTGGCGGAGGAGATAAGGAGGGCCCTCTCAAGGGACGACGTAAAGGTCATAATAACGACAGGGGGTCTTGGGCCAACATATGACGACAGGACCCTTGAGGCCGTGGCCCGGGCCATCAACAGGCCCCTCAGGCTTAATGAGCAGGCCCTGCAGTGGGTGAGGCAGAAGTACGAGAGCGGCGGCATGCAGATGACCAAGGAGAGGGAGAAGATGGCCTACCTGCCCGAGGGGGCTGAGCCTATACGGAACCCTGTCGGGACGGCGCCGGGGTCCCTCGTCGCGGCTGGCGAGGCGCTCATAGCGTCGCTCCCCGGCGTCCCAGCTGAAATGCAGGCCATGTTCGAGGAGCTTATGCCGAGGCTTAAGCAGCTGGCCCCGCCCCTTGAGGTCATCGACTGCGGCTTCATAGTGGTGGGGGTGCCTGAGTCGTCCCTTGCCCCCTACGTTGAGGAGGCTGAGCGGAAGAACCCCGGCTGTTACGTCAAGAGTCACCCCAAGGGCCACGAGATAAGGGGGCCCGTGCTTGAGATAAGGGTGCTTGCCTCAGCACGCACGAGGGACGAGGCGAGGGAGCTCGCGCTCAGGGCCCTTGAGGTGGTAAAGGGTGGGGC